In a single window of the Nicotiana tomentosiformis chromosome 8, ASM39032v3, whole genome shotgun sequence genome:
- the LOC104113009 gene encoding protein NRT1/ PTR FAMILY 1.2-like isoform X1, producing the protein MAIIQEEERLIDHSPKSQTKGGLKTMSFIIVNETLERVASYGLQPNMIIYLMQGYNLEVVTATSILNIWSALSHGLALLGAFVSDSFFGRFRVVAIGSISSLFGMAILWLTTIIPQLRPLPCDQFEINECNRPTPAQFFVLLFSLGIIAVGAGFVRPCSIAFGADQLDNKENTNNNRIMESYFNWYYATIGMSTLVATTLIVYIQDAFGWQVGFGIPVILMLFSVSAFLLGSPLYIKVNATESLFTGFFQVLVAAVRKRNVNLHSVNCENYYHHSPDSEIQALTNSFRCLDKACIIEDPQIDINRDGSASNPWRLRSVEQVESLKSLVRVVPIWSSNIMVQLSLNQFSFSTLQTQTMDRHIFFSDFEIPAGSFSVFMVITLILWIALYDRAFVPLMERYTRQQGGLSPVLRMGIGLVLSSAAMALSAITEGIRRRIAIDQKDIYPQDGPNIASVDMSAMWFVPQYVLLGLADAFNAIGLVEFLYSELPKSMSSFVVAIFTLGMAVSGFFGSLIVNVLDSVTSYGGEISWLSSNINKGHLDYYYWLLAFFNILNFLYILLICRYNRPQGPS; encoded by the exons ATGGCAATTATCCAAGAAGAAGAGAGGTTGATAGATCATTCTCCAAAATCTCAAACAAAGGGTGGGCTCAAAACCATGTCTTTCATCATAG TGAACGAAACACTGGAGAGAGTGGCAAGTTACGGATTGCAGCCAAACATGATAATATATTTGATGCAAGGTTATAATTTGGAGGTTGTAACAGCTACAAGCATATTGAATATATGGTCTGCTCTTTCCCATGGATTGGCTCTTTTGGGTGCCTTTGTTTCTGATTCTTTCTTCGGTCGCTTCAGAGTTGTTGCTATTGGATCCATCTCCAGCCTTTTT GGAATGGCTATTCTTTGGTTAACCACCATTATTCCACAATTGAGGCCTTTACCTTGTGATCAGTTTGAAATCAATGAATGCAACAGACCAACACCAGCACAATTCTTTGTGTTATTATTCTCTCTTGGGATTATTGCTGTGGGAGCTGGTTTCGTTAGACCTTGTTCTATCGCCTTTGGTGCTGATCAATTGGACAACAAAGAAAACACCAATAATAATAGGATTATGGAAAGCTATTTCAACTGGTACTATGCTACTATTGGAATGTCAACACTCGTTGCGACAACCTTAATTGTGTATATTCAAGATGCTTTTGGTTGGCAAGTTGGTTTTGGAATTCCTGTTATCCTTATGCTTTTCTCTGTTTCAGCCTTCCTTTTGGGTTCTCCTCTTTATATCAAAGTAAATGCTACCGAAAGCTTGTTCACCGGATTCTTTCAAGTACTTGTTGCTGCTGTTAGAAAAAGAAATGTCAATCTTCACTCTGTTAATTGTGAAAACTATTATCATCATTCGCCCGATTCTGAAATTCAGGCCTTAACAAACAGCTTCAG GTGTTTAGATAAAGCTTGCATAATTGAAGATCCTCAAATAGACATAAATCGCGATGGATCCGCTTCAAATCCGTGGAGACTCCGTAGTGTAGAACAAGTAGAATCTTTGAAATCTCTTGTTAGAGTTGTTCCTATATGGTCCAGCAACATAATGGTTCAGTTGAGCTTAAATCAATTCTCATTTTCCACACTTCAAACACAGACAATGGATAGACATATATTCTTCTCTGATTTTGAAATACCAGCTGGATCTTTTTCTGTCTTTATGGTAATCACTCTAATACTTTGGATTGCATTGTATGATCGTGCTTTCGTGCCACTAATGGAAAGGTATACACGACAGCAAGGAGGCTTAAGCCCCGTTCTTCGTATGGGAATTGGTTTAGTACTCTCTTCTGCAGCGATGGCACTTTCAGCGATAACAGAAGGCATAAGGCGGCGTATAGCAATTGATCAAAAAGATATATATCCTCAAGATGGTCCAAATATTGCATCAGTAGACATGTCcgctatgtggttcgtgccacaGTATGTGCTTCTTGGACTAGCTGATGCTTTCAATGCAATTGGATTGGTTGAGTTCCTTTATTCTGAGCTTCCTAAAAGCATGTCTAGTTTTGTTGTGGCTATTTTCACACTTGGGATGGCTGTTTCTGGCTTTTTTGGGAGTCTTATAGTGAATGTTTTGGATAGTGTTACTTCATATGGAGGTGAAATTAGCTGGTTGTCAAGTAATATTAACAAGGGTCATCTAGATTATTACTACTGGTTACTTGCTTTCTTCAATATTCTCAACTTCCTTTATATTCTTCTCATTTGTCGATATAATCGTCCTCAGGGGCCGAGCTAG
- the LOC104113009 gene encoding protein NRT1/ PTR FAMILY 1.2-like isoform X2, with translation MAIIQEEERLIDHSPKSQTKVNETLERVASYGLQPNMIIYLMQGYNLEVVTATSILNIWSALSHGLALLGAFVSDSFFGRFRVVAIGSISSLFGMAILWLTTIIPQLRPLPCDQFEINECNRPTPAQFFVLLFSLGIIAVGAGFVRPCSIAFGADQLDNKENTNNNRIMESYFNWYYATIGMSTLVATTLIVYIQDAFGWQVGFGIPVILMLFSVSAFLLGSPLYIKVNATESLFTGFFQVLVAAVRKRNVNLHSVNCENYYHHSPDSEIQALTNSFRCLDKACIIEDPQIDINRDGSASNPWRLRSVEQVESLKSLVRVVPIWSSNIMVQLSLNQFSFSTLQTQTMDRHIFFSDFEIPAGSFSVFMVITLILWIALYDRAFVPLMERYTRQQGGLSPVLRMGIGLVLSSAAMALSAITEGIRRRIAIDQKDIYPQDGPNIASVDMSAMWFVPQYVLLGLADAFNAIGLVEFLYSELPKSMSSFVVAIFTLGMAVSGFFGSLIVNVLDSVTSYGGEISWLSSNINKGHLDYYYWLLAFFNILNFLYILLICRYNRPQGPS, from the exons ATGGCAATTATCCAAGAAGAAGAGAGGTTGATAGATCATTCTCCAAAATCTCAAACAAAGG TGAACGAAACACTGGAGAGAGTGGCAAGTTACGGATTGCAGCCAAACATGATAATATATTTGATGCAAGGTTATAATTTGGAGGTTGTAACAGCTACAAGCATATTGAATATATGGTCTGCTCTTTCCCATGGATTGGCTCTTTTGGGTGCCTTTGTTTCTGATTCTTTCTTCGGTCGCTTCAGAGTTGTTGCTATTGGATCCATCTCCAGCCTTTTT GGAATGGCTATTCTTTGGTTAACCACCATTATTCCACAATTGAGGCCTTTACCTTGTGATCAGTTTGAAATCAATGAATGCAACAGACCAACACCAGCACAATTCTTTGTGTTATTATTCTCTCTTGGGATTATTGCTGTGGGAGCTGGTTTCGTTAGACCTTGTTCTATCGCCTTTGGTGCTGATCAATTGGACAACAAAGAAAACACCAATAATAATAGGATTATGGAAAGCTATTTCAACTGGTACTATGCTACTATTGGAATGTCAACACTCGTTGCGACAACCTTAATTGTGTATATTCAAGATGCTTTTGGTTGGCAAGTTGGTTTTGGAATTCCTGTTATCCTTATGCTTTTCTCTGTTTCAGCCTTCCTTTTGGGTTCTCCTCTTTATATCAAAGTAAATGCTACCGAAAGCTTGTTCACCGGATTCTTTCAAGTACTTGTTGCTGCTGTTAGAAAAAGAAATGTCAATCTTCACTCTGTTAATTGTGAAAACTATTATCATCATTCGCCCGATTCTGAAATTCAGGCCTTAACAAACAGCTTCAG GTGTTTAGATAAAGCTTGCATAATTGAAGATCCTCAAATAGACATAAATCGCGATGGATCCGCTTCAAATCCGTGGAGACTCCGTAGTGTAGAACAAGTAGAATCTTTGAAATCTCTTGTTAGAGTTGTTCCTATATGGTCCAGCAACATAATGGTTCAGTTGAGCTTAAATCAATTCTCATTTTCCACACTTCAAACACAGACAATGGATAGACATATATTCTTCTCTGATTTTGAAATACCAGCTGGATCTTTTTCTGTCTTTATGGTAATCACTCTAATACTTTGGATTGCATTGTATGATCGTGCTTTCGTGCCACTAATGGAAAGGTATACACGACAGCAAGGAGGCTTAAGCCCCGTTCTTCGTATGGGAATTGGTTTAGTACTCTCTTCTGCAGCGATGGCACTTTCAGCGATAACAGAAGGCATAAGGCGGCGTATAGCAATTGATCAAAAAGATATATATCCTCAAGATGGTCCAAATATTGCATCAGTAGACATGTCcgctatgtggttcgtgccacaGTATGTGCTTCTTGGACTAGCTGATGCTTTCAATGCAATTGGATTGGTTGAGTTCCTTTATTCTGAGCTTCCTAAAAGCATGTCTAGTTTTGTTGTGGCTATTTTCACACTTGGGATGGCTGTTTCTGGCTTTTTTGGGAGTCTTATAGTGAATGTTTTGGATAGTGTTACTTCATATGGAGGTGAAATTAGCTGGTTGTCAAGTAATATTAACAAGGGTCATCTAGATTATTACTACTGGTTACTTGCTTTCTTCAATATTCTCAACTTCCTTTATATTCTTCTCATTTGTCGATATAATCGTCCTCAGGGGCCGAGCTAG